One Leptolyngbya subtilissima AS-A7 genomic window carries:
- a CDS encoding metallophosphoesterase family protein, translating into MPRRIFIGDIHGHFDGLQRLWEAIAPEPDDKVYCVGDLIDRGPKSADVVDFVRRNAAGCVRGNHEQLILDTFVDGKINPPTLQGWIFSGGQATLTSYHGSAATLEDHLDWLRQLPLYIDLGDLWLVHAGVNPMLPIAEQSSYEMCWIRETFHSSLTPFFSDKLIITGHTITFTFPGVDPGQIVAGRGWLDIDTGVYHPRSGWLTALDWDNQIVYQVNVFEPIERVRSCAEAITYLDPTMIKKRPRDMATRAAF; encoded by the coding sequence ATGCCCCGACGCATTTTTATTGGCGACATTCACGGTCACTTTGACGGCCTTCAGCGGCTGTGGGAGGCGATCGCCCCAGAACCCGACGATAAAGTCTACTGTGTCGGTGACCTAATCGATCGCGGCCCTAAGAGCGCTGATGTGGTCGACTTTGTGCGCCGTAATGCCGCTGGCTGCGTGCGGGGCAACCACGAGCAGCTGATTCTCGACACCTTTGTCGACGGCAAAATCAACCCACCCACCCTCCAAGGCTGGATCTTTAGCGGTGGCCAGGCCACCCTGACCAGCTACCACGGGTCTGCCGCCACCCTTGAAGACCACCTCGACTGGCTGCGCCAGCTGCCCCTTTACATTGACCTAGGCGATCTGTGGCTAGTTCATGCTGGGGTTAACCCTATGCTGCCTATCGCCGAGCAGAGCAGCTATGAAATGTGCTGGATCCGCGAAACCTTCCACAGCAGCCTGACACCCTTTTTCTCCGACAAGCTGATCATCACAGGCCACACCATTACCTTTACCTTCCCCGGCGTAGACCCTGGCCAAATTGTCGCTGGGCGCGGCTGGCTCGATATTGACACGGGTGTTTACCACCCCCGCAGCGGCTGGCTTACTGCCCTCGACTGGGATAACCAGATCGTCTACCAGGTGAATGTGTTTGAGCCGATTGAACGGGTGCGATCGTGCGCCGAAGCAATCACCTACCTCGACCCCACGATGATCAAAAAACGCCCCCGCGACATGGCCACCCGCGCCGCGTTTTAG
- the gap gene encoding type I glyceraldehyde-3-phosphate dehydrogenase, with the protein MTTLKVGINGFGRIGRLVLRGGIKNPNLEFVGINDLVPPENLAYLLKYDSTHGRFDGTVEAVADGIVVDGKKIPCMAMRNPAELPWGDLGADYVVESTGLFTTFDTAHQHIDAGAKRVILSAPTKDPDRVHTLVVGVNHDTFNPANDIIVSNASCTTNCLAPVAKVLNDAFGLTEGLMTTVHAATASQPTVDGPSKKDFRGGRGAGQNIIPASTGAAKAVTLVLPELKGKLTGMAFRVPTPNVSVVDLTFRTERPTSYEAICTAVKAAAEGPMNGILSYTEDAVVSSDFITDPHSSTFDAGAGIGLSENFFKVVAWYDNEWGYSMRVVDLMLYMAQKEGILSGIKIPATV; encoded by the coding sequence ATGACGACCCTAAAAGTTGGCATTAATGGGTTTGGTCGCATTGGTCGCCTGGTACTGCGCGGCGGCATCAAAAACCCCAATCTTGAGTTTGTCGGTATCAACGACCTTGTGCCCCCCGAGAACCTCGCTTACCTACTCAAATATGACTCCACCCACGGCCGTTTCGACGGCACTGTTGAAGCCGTAGCCGACGGTATTGTCGTAGACGGCAAAAAAATTCCCTGCATGGCCATGCGCAACCCAGCCGAACTGCCCTGGGGAGATCTCGGTGCTGACTACGTGGTCGAATCTACCGGCCTGTTTACCACCTTTGATACGGCTCATCAACACATCGACGCTGGTGCCAAGCGGGTGATTCTCTCTGCTCCCACCAAAGACCCCGACCGCGTACATACCCTAGTGGTTGGCGTCAATCACGACACCTTTAATCCTGCCAATGACATCATTGTGTCAAACGCCAGCTGCACCACCAACTGTCTTGCTCCTGTCGCCAAAGTCCTTAACGACGCCTTTGGTCTAACTGAAGGGCTCATGACCACTGTTCATGCGGCTACTGCTAGCCAACCCACCGTCGATGGCCCCTCTAAAAAAGACTTTCGCGGCGGTCGCGGGGCTGGTCAAAATATCATCCCTGCCTCTACCGGGGCGGCCAAGGCCGTGACCCTGGTGCTGCCAGAACTCAAGGGCAAACTCACCGGTATGGCGTTTCGAGTGCCAACCCCCAACGTATCGGTGGTCGACCTTACTTTTAGAACGGAGCGGCCCACTAGCTATGAGGCCATCTGTACAGCGGTCAAAGCCGCCGCCGAAGGCCCCATGAACGGTATTTTGAGCTATACCGAAGACGCTGTAGTCTCTAGCGATTTTATTACTGACCCCCACTCCAGCACCTTTGACGCTGGGGCAGGCATTGGCTTAAGCGAGAATTTCTTTAAGGTAGTGGCTTGGTACGACAACGAGTGGGGCTACTCGATGCGGGTGGTCGATCTCATGCTCTACATGGCTCAAAAAGAAGGCATTCTCTCTGGCATCAAAATCCCCGCCACGGTGTAG
- a CDS encoding alpha/beta hydrolase, which translates to MQHRTHQVITAVALTGLGLGALVAPAGAAESVRLNYRGFSRTVPVALLTALAETGDSSGSLGGLLNQAGQNPADLRSLLTRPLPVNSVVLDRSLNSGPGEWALDQLGDSIHTSKGEADRQALRAALVLSASDDSHITLLEVLQQYPTEEVVLEGDRIQDAYNSLASFLRPLSIFL; encoded by the coding sequence ATGCAACATCGAACCCATCAAGTTATAACGGCAGTGGCGTTAACCGGCCTGGGCTTAGGAGCTTTGGTTGCTCCAGCGGGGGCGGCTGAGTCAGTGCGCCTCAACTACCGAGGGTTTAGCCGCACGGTGCCTGTGGCGTTATTGACTGCCCTAGCTGAAACCGGTGACTCCTCCGGCTCGCTTGGCGGGCTGCTCAACCAGGCAGGGCAGAACCCAGCGGATCTGCGATCGCTGCTAACTCGCCCTCTGCCTGTTAACTCAGTTGTGCTCGATCGCTCCCTCAACAGCGGCCCTGGAGAGTGGGCCCTCGATCAGCTCGGTGACTCTATACATACGAGTAAAGGCGAGGCCGATCGCCAGGCGCTGCGAGCGGCCTTGGTGCTATCCGCTAGCGACGATAGCCATATCACCCTGCTAGAGGTGCTGCAACAGTACCCCACCGAAGAAGTAGTGCTGGAGGGCGATCGCATTCAGGATGCCTACAATAGTCTGGCCAGTTTTCTGCGGCCCCTGTCAATTTTTCTATAA
- a CDS encoding GntR family transcriptional regulator: protein MATPLHISISEKLRHQIESGVYKSGDRLPSEHQLMETFSVSRITARQAVANLVSQGLAIAYRGKGVFVTPQKKVTYSLSSPLVFLEQDMARQGVAFSFENLIFETTPAPAEVATVLGIAPESRVYQQKKLFRMDGVAGAVDLSYLIADLGKRLAPLLEQQMSFPTLAQNGIPIERIDGVIECTHADYDLSGYLEVPLGHALMVYRYTAYSSNQQPVLHGSTISRADRFCYSLSTRSGS, encoded by the coding sequence ATGGCTACTCCGCTACACATCAGCATTTCTGAAAAGCTGCGCCACCAGATCGAATCGGGGGTGTACAAGTCTGGCGATCGCCTGCCCAGTGAGCACCAGCTGATGGAAACCTTTAGCGTCAGCCGCATTACGGCCCGCCAGGCGGTAGCGAATTTGGTGAGTCAGGGGTTGGCGATCGCCTACCGAGGCAAGGGCGTCTTTGTCACCCCGCAAAAAAAGGTTACTTACTCCCTCTCCAGCCCGCTGGTATTTTTAGAGCAAGATATGGCCCGTCAAGGGGTCGCCTTTTCCTTTGAAAACCTGATATTTGAGACTACCCCGGCTCCGGCTGAGGTGGCGACGGTGCTGGGCATTGCTCCTGAATCTCGCGTTTACCAGCAAAAAAAACTCTTCCGCATGGATGGGGTCGCCGGAGCGGTGGATCTGTCGTATCTGATCGCTGATCTGGGCAAGCGGTTAGCCCCCCTGCTCGAACAGCAGATGAGTTTCCCCACCCTCGCCCAAAACGGCATTCCCATCGAGCGTATAGACGGCGTAATTGAGTGCACCCACGCCGACTACGACCTGAGCGGCTACCTGGAAGTGCCCTTGGGCCACGCTCTCATGGTTTACCGCTACACGGCCTACAGCAGTAACCAGCAGCCGGTGCTGCATGGGTCTACCATCTCCCGCGCCGATCGCTTTTGCTATTCTCTCAGCACGCGATCGGGCAGCTAA
- a CDS encoding fatty acid desaturase — MLTNTTPAVEARLLPRQPRQILSAAALATLNQRSNWAGARQFLGHLAVMSISGYLWATAPLGLALPALVIYGASLALMFCAMHECCHRTAFANSRLNEGAAWLAGLLSFYNSTFYRRYHKWHHRYTQIPGKDPELEDDKPTSLSNYVWQMSGISWWIGKVRSHSKVAFGQLDGLYYLPESSHAEVVRSVQLQLLTYAAVVVVSTLLGQPWFLFTYWVLPLAVGQPLLRVVLLAEHTGCPNDANPLINTRTTLTLWPLRWLMWNMPYHAEHHLYPSIPFQALPAAHGQLKPYFTCIDAGYVRAHRSIATDFS; from the coding sequence ATGCTTACGAATACTACCCCTGCCGTCGAAGCCAGACTATTGCCTCGCCAGCCACGCCAGATCTTATCGGCAGCGGCCTTGGCCACCCTCAACCAGCGATCGAACTGGGCCGGGGCCAGGCAGTTTTTGGGCCACTTAGCAGTGATGTCCATCAGCGGCTACCTCTGGGCCACTGCTCCCTTGGGGCTGGCGCTGCCCGCCCTGGTTATCTACGGGGCCAGCCTAGCGCTAATGTTTTGTGCCATGCACGAGTGCTGCCACCGGACCGCCTTCGCTAACTCCCGTCTCAATGAAGGAGCAGCCTGGCTAGCAGGGCTGCTGTCGTTTTATAACAGTACGTTTTACCGGCGCTACCACAAGTGGCACCATCGCTACACCCAGATCCCCGGCAAAGACCCTGAGCTAGAAGACGACAAGCCTACCAGCTTAAGCAACTACGTCTGGCAGATGAGCGGCATTTCCTGGTGGATTGGCAAGGTGCGCAGCCACAGCAAAGTCGCCTTTGGGCAACTGGACGGTCTATATTATCTACCCGAAAGCTCCCACGCTGAGGTGGTTCGTTCGGTGCAACTTCAGCTGCTGACCTATGCGGCGGTAGTGGTAGTCTCTACCCTGCTGGGCCAGCCGTGGTTTTTGTTCACCTACTGGGTGCTACCGCTGGCGGTGGGTCAACCCCTACTGCGGGTTGTGCTACTGGCTGAGCACACCGGCTGCCCTAACGACGCCAACCCGCTGATCAACACCCGCACCACGCTCACCCTCTGGCCTCTACGTTGGCTGATGTGGAACATGCCCTACCACGCTGAGCACCACCTCTACCCATCAATTCCGTTTCAGGCGCTGCCAGCGGCCCACGGACAGCTCAAGCCCTACTTCACCTGCATAGATGCTGGCTATGTGCGAGCCCATCGCAGCATTGCGACGGATTTCAGCTAA
- a CDS encoding alpha/beta fold hydrolase: protein MSMVTPGRFTLQEFPLQCGVVLPQVEVVYQVYGELNSRHSNAILYPTSYGAQHTDVNWLVRPGGILDPNRWCVVMVNMFGNGLSTSPSNYPAVAQPGVYFTHYDNVRAQQALVTQELGIDQLALVYGWSMGAQQGYHWGALYPDRVQRIAALCGTAKTTDHNKIFLYSLRAALTSDPTWNGERFEGTPDRGFHTFAQIYASWAASQAYYRAKPYLDWGYDSLEDYILRGWEAGYRQRNPHNLLAMIDTWLRCDVGDNPVYQGDYAKAIGSITAKTLVMPATTDLYFTPEDCKAEAALIPNTEYRPIPSIWGHRAGNPYQNPEDEAFIQRAIAALLTQ, encoded by the coding sequence ATGAGTATGGTCACACCGGGGCGGTTTACGCTTCAGGAATTTCCTCTCCAGTGCGGTGTTGTACTGCCCCAAGTGGAAGTGGTGTATCAGGTTTATGGAGAGCTGAACAGTCGTCACAGCAACGCCATCCTCTACCCCACCTCCTACGGAGCTCAGCACACCGATGTTAACTGGTTAGTGCGTCCCGGCGGCATTCTCGACCCCAATCGCTGGTGCGTGGTGATGGTCAATATGTTTGGCAACGGCCTTTCGACCTCGCCCAGCAACTACCCCGCCGTAGCCCAGCCTGGCGTCTACTTCACCCACTACGACAACGTGCGCGCCCAGCAGGCTCTAGTTACGCAAGAATTGGGCATCGACCAGCTGGCCCTAGTCTACGGCTGGTCGATGGGGGCGCAGCAGGGCTACCACTGGGGCGCGCTCTACCCCGATCGCGTGCAGCGCATCGCAGCCCTCTGCGGCACCGCTAAAACCACCGATCACAACAAAATCTTTCTCTATAGCCTGCGGGCCGCCCTCACCAGTGACCCGACCTGGAACGGCGAACGGTTTGAGGGCACTCCCGATCGCGGCTTTCACACCTTTGCCCAGATCTACGCTAGCTGGGCAGCCTCCCAGGCCTATTACCGAGCTAAGCCCTACCTAGACTGGGGCTACGACTCCCTCGAAGACTACATTCTGCGCGGCTGGGAGGCGGGCTACCGCCAGCGCAACCCCCACAATCTGCTGGCCATGATCGACACCTGGCTACGCTGCGATGTGGGCGATAACCCGGTTTACCAGGGCGACTATGCCAAAGCGATAGGGTCAATCACCGCCAAAACGTTGGTTATGCCTGCCACCACCGATCTGTACTTCACTCCTGAGGATTGCAAAGCCGAGGCAGCGCTGATTCCCAATACCGAGTATCGGCCTATCCCCTCAATTTGGGGTCATCGGGCGGGTAACCCCTACCAGAATCCTGAAGACGAGGCGTTTATTCAGAGGGCGATCGCAGCACTTCTAACCCAATAA
- a CDS encoding OsmC family protein, whose amino-acid sequence MTKSKPHLYRVEVIWTGNTGSGTQSYGTYDRAHTITADDKPAIAASADPVFRGDKTKYNPEELLVASLSSCHMLWYLHLCAEAKVIVTRYVDYPIGTMMESGDGGGQFSKVLLRPIVTITPESNSELATQLHGQAHQKCFIANSVNFPVQCEPSVQLEP is encoded by the coding sequence ATGACCAAATCAAAGCCCCACCTCTATCGGGTAGAAGTAATATGGACGGGCAACACCGGGTCGGGCACCCAGAGCTACGGCACCTACGATCGCGCCCATACCATTACCGCTGACGACAAACCGGCGATCGCGGCCTCTGCCGACCCAGTCTTTCGCGGCGACAAAACCAAATACAATCCCGAAGAGCTGCTGGTTGCCTCGCTGTCGAGCTGCCACATGCTGTGGTATCTGCATTTATGTGCTGAGGCCAAGGTGATTGTCACCCGCTATGTCGACTATCCGATCGGCACGATGATGGAATCGGGGGACGGCGGCGGGCAGTTTTCTAAGGTTTTGCTCAGGCCCATTGTCACCATTACGCCGGAGAGCAACTCAGAGCTGGCAACACAGCTCCACGGGCAGGCTCATCAAAAGTGCTTTATTGCCAATTCGGTCAACTTTCCGGTGCAGTGCGAACCGTCGGTGCAGCTTGAGCCCTAG
- a CDS encoding GNAT family N-acetyltransferase produces the protein MQVKDLTPAEWPWPLLLDADPSRELVDAYIHQSTVMGLLEGDAVIAVVVLLPRDRQVIEVMNIAVATNHQGKKLGKLLLAAAVERSLQQGAKRMVVGTGNSGIAQLAFYQKMGFRLESIDRDYFVRTYPEPIYENGIWCRDRVILTLDF, from the coding sequence ATGCAGGTAAAAGACCTCACCCCAGCAGAATGGCCGTGGCCCCTACTGCTGGATGCCGATCCGTCGCGAGAGCTAGTCGATGCCTACATCCATCAATCGACGGTGATGGGGTTGCTGGAGGGGGATGCTGTAATTGCAGTGGTCGTGCTACTACCGCGCGATCGCCAGGTGATTGAAGTAATGAACATTGCCGTTGCCACCAACCACCAGGGCAAAAAGCTGGGGAAGTTACTGTTGGCGGCAGCCGTGGAGCGATCGCTCCAGCAGGGTGCCAAGCGCATGGTTGTGGGCACCGGCAACTCTGGTATTGCTCAGCTAGCGTTTTACCAAAAGATGGGCTTTCGGCTAGAGTCGATCGATCGTGACTATTTTGTGCGCACCTATCCAGAACCGATTTATGAAAACGGCATTTGGTGCCGCGATCGTGTCATTCTTACCTTAGATTTTTAG
- the petE gene encoding plastocyanin, protein MQRVFRAAQRLGLVILSALLVVGTLTLASAPAAATNYDVKMGSDAGLLVFEPSTVTVKPGDTVTWVNNKMAPHNVVFDAAGVPGDKALADSISHTQLTFAPGENYATTFTSDMPAGTYTYYCAPHRGAGMVAKVILEN, encoded by the coding sequence ATGCAACGTGTATTTCGCGCCGCCCAGCGTTTGGGCTTGGTTATTCTGTCTGCTCTGTTAGTAGTGGGTACTCTCACCCTGGCCTCTGCCCCTGCTGCGGCCACCAACTACGATGTAAAAATGGGTTCTGATGCAGGTCTGCTGGTGTTTGAACCTAGCACCGTCACCGTTAAGCCTGGCGACACCGTGACCTGGGTCAACAACAAAATGGCCCCCCACAACGTCGTGTTTGATGCTGCTGGTGTGCCCGGCGACAAGGCTCTGGCCGACAGCATTTCCCACACCCAGCTGACCTTTGCCCCCGGCGAAAACTACGCTACCACCTTTACCAGCGACATGCCTGCTGGTACCTACACCTACTACTGCGCTCCTCACCGTGGAGCTGGCATGGTAGCCAAGGTTATTCTAGAGAACTAG
- the psbV gene encoding photosystem II cytochrome c-550, which yields MLKRCIWLVAVALFFVSHLVMGDAVAAELDEATRTVQLNPDGDTYVLSLEQVTRGRRQFNYACGTCHVGGITKTNPTVGLDPDSLAGSLPPRDNLESLVAYLKEPMTYDGLTDISQVHPSKKSADIFPKMRSLTEEDLVAISGHILLQPRVIGDMWGAGKTRFSAPQV from the coding sequence ATGTTGAAGAGATGCATTTGGCTAGTTGCGGTCGCACTCTTCTTTGTCAGCCATCTGGTCATGGGAGACGCTGTCGCGGCTGAGCTAGATGAAGCCACCCGCACCGTACAGCTCAATCCCGACGGAGACACTTATGTGTTGTCTCTAGAGCAGGTGACCCGTGGCCGTCGCCAGTTTAACTACGCCTGTGGCACCTGCCACGTCGGGGGGATCACCAAAACCAACCCCACCGTTGGCCTTGATCCGGACTCCCTAGCCGGTTCCTTGCCTCCCCGCGATAACCTTGAATCCCTGGTGGCCTACCTGAAAGAGCCGATGACCTACGACGGTCTGACCGATATTTCTCAGGTACACCCCAGCAAAAAAAGTGCTGATATCTTCCCCAAAATGCGTAGTTTGACCGAGGAAGATCTCGTGGCGATTTCAGGCCATATTCTGCTTCAGCCCAGGGTAATTGGCGACATGTGGGGAGCTGGTAAAACCCGCTTCTCTGCTCCTCAAGTCTAG
- the accD gene encoding acetyl-CoA carboxylase, carboxyltransferase subunit beta: MSLFDWFANRRKSGPISEDRQEREIADGLWTKCEHCDVLTYTKDLRTNQWVCSDCGHHHRIFSDERIRQLIDANTWQPLDTHIQPQDPLKFKDRKGYGDRLRDTQAKTKLTDAVQTGLGELDGLPIALGVMDFRFMGGSMGSVVGEKLTRMIERGTATNRPVIIVCASGGARMQEGMLSLMQMAKISGALQQHQAAKLLYMPVLTHPTTGGVTASFAMLGDIILAEPKATIGFAGRRVVEQTLREKLPDNFQTAEYLREHGFVDSIVPRTQLKQTLAQLIRLHQPVAAPAAVENHTPWTNGLNAAEPTHIGVDL; this comes from the coding sequence ATGTCTCTGTTCGACTGGTTTGCCAATCGCCGTAAGTCAGGTCCCATTAGCGAAGACCGCCAGGAGCGAGAAATTGCCGATGGTCTCTGGACGAAGTGTGAGCACTGCGACGTCCTCACCTACACCAAAGATTTGCGCACCAACCAGTGGGTCTGTAGCGACTGTGGTCACCACCACCGCATCTTTAGCGACGAGCGCATTCGCCAGCTAATCGACGCCAACACCTGGCAGCCTCTCGACACCCACATTCAGCCTCAAGACCCGCTCAAATTTAAGGATCGCAAGGGTTATGGCGATCGCCTGCGCGATACCCAAGCCAAAACCAAACTCACCGACGCTGTGCAAACCGGCCTAGGCGAGCTAGATGGCCTGCCCATCGCCCTCGGCGTCATGGACTTTCGCTTTATGGGCGGCAGCATGGGCTCGGTAGTCGGCGAAAAACTCACCCGCATGATCGAGCGCGGTACCGCCACTAACCGACCGGTGATCATCGTCTGTGCCTCCGGTGGAGCCCGTATGCAGGAGGGCATGCTCAGTCTGATGCAAATGGCCAAAATTTCGGGCGCGCTCCAGCAGCACCAGGCTGCCAAACTGCTCTACATGCCGGTGCTCACCCACCCCACTACCGGAGGCGTCACCGCCAGCTTCGCCATGCTGGGCGACATCATTTTGGCAGAGCCTAAGGCCACCATTGGCTTTGCTGGTCGCCGCGTCGTCGAGCAAACCCTGCGCGAAAAACTGCCCGACAATTTTCAAACCGCCGAGTACCTGCGCGAACACGGCTTTGTCGACTCGATTGTGCCGCGCACCCAGCTCAAGCAGACCTTGGCTCAGTTGATTCGTCTGCACCAGCCGGTTGCTGCCCCCGCTGCTGTCGAGAACCATACCCCCTGGACCAACGGCCTCAATGCCGCAGAGCCAACTCATATTGGCGTCGATTTATAA
- a CDS encoding GAF domain-containing protein, with amino-acid sequence MAPQIDGLSGPVFNQRSMITALSLANQTSSLTNRVRDLPTPQFISLLDQITAEFEHFLRAIDMINNESLEVMLEQILEAFTLKIGQILQAERTTIFMVDQEKQELWSKIAQGDGERSLEIRVPMGKGISGHVATHVLPLNIPDAYADDRFDPTHDKKTGYRTRSILCMPVLSKKTDNIVAVVQLLNKLNHAPFDEQDERHFKEFAESLGVILESCNSFYIAARNQKGVAALLKAISSLEQSLDLEKTLQSVMGEARQLMQADRSTLWLIDDESGDLWSKVKSADGKSMMELRNPKNSGIVGHVATTGELLNIPDAYQDPRFNPEPDKRTGYRTRNILCMPVFDSGGKLIAVTQLINKAQGTFTTSDEAFMRAFNIQAGVALENAKLFESVLVEKQYQKDILQSLSDAVISTDMEGRIITINDAALQLIGCPEDTDHSRTIRDRWCAALLHRPVWEAIPIESLRFRLEDSLGKGARHYVPEQSLRVAIAPGPGTELDPISTLALPDSDNPALYRPWGDPAATPVPQEVVQIFERSINLTVNPLTNPEGGVLGGLLVLEDISQEKRMKSTLYRYMTPGVAERVMALGDDLLMKGERKDVTVLFSDIRGYTTLTEDLEADKVVEMLNAYFETMVESVFHFEGTLDKFIGDALMAVFGAPLPLTNHAWAAVQSALDMRRRLAKFNNERGALGQPKIRIGIGVSSGEVVSGNIGSQRKMEYTVIGDGVNLSSRLEGVTKEYGCDIVISEYTYALCADRIWARELDRTQVKGKQRAVGIYELIDQRDAPLTADTEAFLDLYAHARSAYTAMQFEQALRLFEQAQQMRPKDKAVTVHLSRARQYLVQPPPEDWDGVYVMTTK; translated from the coding sequence ATGGCACCTCAGATCGATGGCCTTTCCGGGCCGGTCTTCAACCAACGCAGCATGATCACCGCGCTGTCTCTGGCTAACCAAACCAGTTCTCTTACCAATCGGGTGCGCGATCTGCCCACCCCGCAGTTCATCAGTCTGCTTGATCAAATCACAGCAGAGTTTGAGCATTTTCTGCGCGCTATCGACATGATCAACAACGAGTCGTTGGAGGTCATGCTGGAGCAGATTTTGGAGGCGTTTACCCTCAAGATCGGCCAGATTCTTCAGGCTGAGCGCACCACTATTTTCATGGTGGATCAGGAAAAGCAGGAGCTGTGGTCGAAGATTGCCCAGGGGGATGGGGAGCGATCGCTCGAAATCCGTGTGCCTATGGGTAAGGGCATCTCGGGCCACGTGGCTACCCACGTGCTGCCGCTGAATATCCCCGACGCCTACGCCGACGATCGCTTTGACCCTACCCACGACAAAAAGACCGGCTACCGCACTCGCAGCATTCTCTGCATGCCGGTGCTCAGCAAAAAGACCGACAACATTGTGGCGGTGGTGCAGCTGCTCAACAAGCTCAACCATGCTCCCTTCGACGAGCAAGACGAGCGCCACTTTAAAGAATTTGCCGAGTCCCTGGGGGTAATTCTCGAAAGCTGCAACTCGTTCTACATCGCTGCCCGCAACCAAAAAGGCGTAGCCGCTTTGCTGAAGGCAATCTCGTCGCTAGAGCAGAGTTTGGATCTAGAGAAGACCCTGCAGTCGGTGATGGGAGAAGCCCGTCAGCTGATGCAGGCCGATCGCAGCACCCTGTGGCTGATCGACGACGAGAGCGGCGATCTGTGGTCAAAGGTAAAATCTGCTGATGGCAAATCGATGATGGAGTTGCGCAATCCTAAAAACAGCGGCATTGTCGGTCATGTCGCCACTACCGGCGAACTCCTCAATATTCCCGATGCTTACCAGGATCCCCGCTTCAACCCCGAACCCGACAAGCGCACCGGCTACCGCACCCGTAATATCCTCTGCATGCCCGTGTTTGACTCAGGCGGCAAGCTGATCGCCGTCACCCAGCTGATCAATAAGGCCCAGGGTACCTTCACCACCTCCGACGAAGCCTTCATGCGGGCCTTCAACATTCAGGCCGGTGTCGCCCTAGAAAATGCCAAGCTGTTTGAGAGTGTCTTGGTCGAAAAGCAGTACCAAAAAGACATTCTGCAAAGCCTTTCCGATGCGGTGATTTCTACCGATATGGAAGGGCGAATCATCACCATCAACGATGCCGCCCTACAGCTGATTGGCTGCCCCGAGGACACCGATCACAGCCGCACGATTCGCGATCGCTGGTGCGCTGCCCTACTCCACCGCCCGGTGTGGGAGGCAATCCCCATTGAGAGCCTGCGGTTTCGCCTCGAAGACAGCCTCGGCAAGGGAGCGCGCCACTACGTGCCGGAGCAGAGTTTGCGGGTGGCGATCGCCCCTGGCCCTGGCACAGAGCTAGACCCGATCTCAACGCTGGCTCTGCCTGACAGCGACAATCCTGCCCTCTACCGACCTTGGGGCGATCCGGCCGCGACCCCGGTACCCCAAGAGGTGGTGCAGATTTTCGAGCGCAGCATCAATCTCACCGTTAATCCCCTCACCAACCCCGAGGGCGGCGTGCTGGGCGGTCTGCTCGTGCTCGAAGACATCAGCCAAGAAAAGCGGATGAAGAGCACCCTCTACCGCTATATGACCCCTGGCGTCGCCGAGCGGGTCATGGCCTTGGGCGACGATCTACTCATGAAAGGCGAGCGCAAAGATGTCACCGTGCTCTTCTCAGATATTCGCGGCTACACTACCCTGACCGAAGACTTGGAAGCCGACAAGGTCGTCGAAATGCTTAACGCCTACTTCGAAACCATGGTCGAGTCGGTGTTCCATTTCGAGGGCACCCTCGATAAGTTTATTGGCGACGCGCTGATGGCGGTGTTTGGTGCGCCTTTGCCCCTGACTAACCACGCCTGGGCCGCTGTGCAAAGCGCCCTCGACATGCGGCGACGGCTAGCCAAATTTAACAACGAGCGCGGGGCTCTAGGGCAACCCAAAATTCGCATTGGCATTGGCGTCAGCTCCGGCGAAGTTGTCTCGGGCAACATCGGCTCCCAGCGCAAAATGGAGTACACCGTGATCGGTGATGGGGTTAACCTCAGCTCCCGCTTAGAGGGGGTGACCAAAGAGTATGGCTGCGACATTGTGATCAGCGAGTACACCTATGCCCTCTGTGCTGACAGAATTTGGGCCCGTGAGCTAGACCGCACCCAGGTTAAGGGCAAACAGCGCGCTGTTGGCATCTACGAACTCATCGACCAGCGCGACGCCCCGCTCACCGCCGATACCGAAGCCTTTCTCGACCTCTACGCCCATGCCCGCAGCGCCTACACCGCCATGCAGTTTGAGCAAGCGCTGCGCCTATTTGAGCAGGCCCAGCAGATGCGCCCCAAGGACAAAGCCGTGACCGTGCACCTGAGCCGCGCCCGACAATACCTAGTGCAGCCGCCCCCGGAAGACTGGGACGGGGTCTATGTCATGACAACAAAGTAG